A single region of the Elizabethkingia sp. JS20170427COW genome encodes:
- the fumC gene encoding class II fumarate hydratase yields MDYRIEHDTMGEVKVPADKYWAAQTERSRNNFKIGPEASMPHEIIEAFAYLKKAAAYANADLGVLNTEKREIIAKVCDEILAGQLNDQFPLVIWQTGSGTQSNMNVNEVVANRAHVLLGGKLGEKPEIHPNDDVNKSQSSNDTFPTAMHIAAYKKLVETTIPAVEKLQATLEKKAKDFKDIVKIGRTHLMDATPLTLGQEFSGYAAQLKFGIKALQNTLPHLSELALGGTAVGTGLNTPQGYDVKVADYISEFTRLPFVTAENKFEALAAHDALVESHGALKQLAVSLFKIAQDIRLLASGPRSGIGEIHIPENEPGSSIMPGKVNPTQNEALTMVCAQVLGNDTTISFAGTQGNYELNVFKPVMAYNFLQSAQLLADACISFNDHCAEGIEPNLKRIAELVGNSLMLVTALNTHIGYENAAKIAKAAHHNGTTLREEALQSGLLTAEEFDKWVRPEDMVGSLK; encoded by the coding sequence ATGGATTACAGAATAGAACACGACACCATGGGTGAAGTGAAAGTACCTGCCGACAAATATTGGGCTGCCCAAACAGAACGCTCTCGCAATAACTTTAAAATAGGTCCTGAGGCTTCTATGCCTCATGAGATTATCGAAGCCTTTGCGTATCTAAAAAAAGCAGCCGCTTATGCCAATGCAGATCTGGGAGTTCTGAATACTGAGAAAAGAGAAATCATCGCCAAAGTGTGTGATGAGATTTTAGCAGGACAACTCAACGACCAGTTTCCTTTAGTGATTTGGCAAACAGGCTCAGGAACTCAGAGCAATATGAATGTTAATGAAGTGGTTGCCAATAGAGCCCATGTCCTATTAGGAGGAAAACTGGGTGAAAAACCAGAGATCCACCCTAATGATGATGTTAACAAATCCCAATCCTCTAATGACACCTTCCCTACGGCGATGCATATTGCGGCTTATAAAAAGCTTGTGGAAACAACCATCCCTGCCGTGGAAAAATTACAAGCAACTTTAGAAAAGAAAGCCAAAGACTTCAAAGATATTGTAAAAATAGGTAGAACCCACCTGATGGATGCCACTCCCCTTACTCTAGGGCAGGAGTTTTCGGGATATGCTGCTCAGCTGAAATTTGGGATTAAAGCCTTACAAAACACTCTTCCTCACCTTTCTGAACTTGCCTTAGGAGGTACTGCTGTAGGAACAGGGCTGAATACTCCCCAAGGTTACGATGTTAAAGTAGCAGACTATATTTCAGAATTTACTCGACTACCTTTTGTTACTGCTGAAAATAAATTTGAAGCTTTAGCTGCTCATGATGCTCTTGTAGAATCTCACGGAGCGTTGAAACAACTTGCAGTCTCTTTGTTTAAAATTGCTCAAGATATACGACTATTAGCTTCGGGACCACGCTCGGGTATTGGGGAAATTCACATTCCTGAAAATGAGCCTGGCTCTTCTATTATGCCTGGAAAAGTAAATCCTACCCAGAATGAAGCTCTTACCATGGTTTGTGCCCAAGTTTTAGGAAATGATACTACCATTTCTTTTGCTGGCACCCAAGGGAATTACGAGCTTAATGTCTTTAAACCAGTGATGGCTTACAACTTCTTGCAATCTGCCCAGCTGCTTGCCGATGCTTGTATTTCTTTTAATGACCATTGTGCCGAAGGGATAGAGCCCAATCTAAAACGTATTGCTGAATTGGTGGGTAATTCTCTTATGTTGGTTACTGCCCTCAATACTCATATTGGGTATGAAAATGCAGCAAAAATTGCTAAAGCAGCCCACCATAATGGGACCACTCTTAGGGAGGAAGCTCTACAATCGGGATTACTTACCGCCGAAGAGTTTGATAAATGGGTAAGGCCTGAAGATATGGTAGGAAGCCTAAAATAA
- a CDS encoding calcium:proton antiporter produces MILQHFKPLWAFLIPIIAWVIYFFGISGGWLEAVSGVLLIGSVLAAVHHAEEIAHKLGEPFGTIVLALAITIIEVALIISLMIAGGPGAETLPRDTVFAAIMLILNGILGLCLLIGGAKFHEQYFGKKSANTALITLVSILVLTLVLPNYTTSIKGPYYNSSQLVFVAIVSLILYGSFVMVQTVRHKDYFISSEEQKAQEENPNHHQTNMLKSLVFLTICLGIVVLLAKALSPSIEGMVTQMGAPKSLVGVIIAAVVLLPESIAALKAARKNQLQTSVNLALGSALASIGLTIPAVAIVCLIYDIDLVLGIDIKSMVLLALSFFIVMLALNMGKTNLHYGVVLLVSLAAYIFTVIVP; encoded by the coding sequence ATGATCTTACAACACTTCAAACCTCTTTGGGCCTTCCTGATTCCCATCATCGCATGGGTTATTTATTTCTTTGGAATCTCTGGAGGTTGGTTAGAAGCAGTTTCAGGAGTTCTACTCATAGGTTCTGTTCTTGCAGCAGTACATCATGCCGAAGAAATAGCTCATAAACTAGGAGAACCTTTTGGGACTATAGTCCTAGCATTAGCCATCACCATTATAGAGGTTGCCCTCATTATATCTCTTATGATCGCTGGAGGACCCGGTGCGGAAACCCTCCCTAGAGATACGGTATTTGCGGCAATTATGCTCATCCTCAATGGGATCCTAGGATTGTGTTTGTTGATAGGTGGGGCTAAATTTCATGAGCAATATTTCGGTAAAAAATCTGCAAATACCGCCCTTATTACCCTTGTATCTATTTTGGTTTTAACACTTGTTTTACCAAACTATACAACCAGTATTAAAGGCCCTTATTACAACTCTTCTCAATTGGTTTTTGTAGCAATAGTATCGCTCATCTTATACGGATCCTTTGTCATGGTACAAACGGTAAGGCATAAAGATTATTTTATTAGCAGTGAGGAGCAAAAAGCCCAAGAAGAAAATCCCAATCATCATCAAACGAATATGCTAAAAAGCCTAGTATTTCTTACAATATGCCTAGGGATTGTGGTGCTTTTAGCAAAAGCTCTTTCCCCAAGTATTGAAGGGATGGTTACCCAGATGGGGGCTCCTAAATCTCTTGTAGGGGTAATTATCGCCGCGGTGGTTCTTCTCCCAGAAAGCATCGCTGCATTAAAAGCTGCCCGTAAAAATCAATTGCAAACCAGTGTTAACTTAGCTTTAGGATCGGCCTTAGCAAGTATAGGGCTCACCATCCCAGCGGTAGCAATAGTATGCTTAATATATGATATAGACTTGGTTTTGGGGATTGATATCAAATCAATGGTACTCTTAGCGCTTTCTTTCTTTATTGTTATGTTGGCTCTTAATATGGGGAAAACCAATCTTCATTATGGCGTAGTCCTACTCGTAAGCCTTGCTGCTTACATCTTTACGGTAATTGTCCCTTAG
- a CDS encoding S46 family peptidase, with amino-acid sequence MKRLLLLFSFLLSFLQIKADEGMWLLMLIKRLNGVDMQKDGLHLTPEEIYAVNNSSLKDAILQFGGGCTAEVVSPQGLVFTNHHCGYGAIAAASTPEKDYLTNGFWAKNNNEEIHSKGLHVRFFKRMGDATQRITSKLNHQMSEEERNNVIQAEYKAIQKEHSENGKYIVVVKDFFKGNEFYYFVYQDYTDVRLVGTPESSIGKFGGDTDNWEWPRHTGDFSVFRIYADKNGNPAEYSKDNVPYQPKKYLPVSIKGNKPGDFAMIIGYPGRTNRYLTSFGIEQMTKKDYPAWVEASKTAMDVMKKHMDKDNATRLAYASQYASVANYWKNRAGTIEAVEKNATIADKEKLEKKFQKWANKSENKELYANVLAQTKAYYQLTSDRNVERNYSSQYQRNAKYIRNAYVIGDALTTYLKQDDAAKAAMRPKLEAAISQMYQGFNPSLEAEMLVEMTKLYQDKTSDKVASVTLKSASVAQLANIASTSIFANQEKVTQFLKNPSLATLQADALYQLASGYFADNKKSNDAFTKADEGFERDSRLFLGGLMKALPKKKFYPDANSTIRLTYGEISTLPKRADRDYTGIKSNYYTTIDGMIKKYKKGDEEFDLPQRILELYQAKDYGQYADKDGSLHVNFLSNNDITGGNSGSPIIDGDGNLIGLAFDGNSEALSGDIVFEPKLQRTINVDARYVLWVIDKVANAQNLIDELTIVK; translated from the coding sequence ATGAAAAGATTACTGTTATTGTTCAGTTTCTTACTGAGCTTTTTACAAATCAAAGCGGACGAGGGAATGTGGCTTCTGATGCTTATCAAACGCCTCAATGGTGTAGATATGCAAAAAGATGGTTTACACCTTACCCCAGAAGAAATTTATGCTGTAAACAATTCTAGCCTTAAAGATGCTATTTTACAGTTTGGAGGTGGTTGTACAGCTGAGGTGGTTTCCCCTCAAGGTTTAGTATTTACCAATCACCACTGTGGTTATGGGGCTATTGCAGCAGCATCAACTCCTGAAAAGGATTATCTAACCAATGGTTTTTGGGCAAAAAATAACAACGAAGAAATCCACTCTAAAGGCCTTCATGTAAGATTCTTTAAAAGAATGGGAGATGCTACCCAAAGAATTACTTCTAAGCTGAATCATCAGATGTCCGAAGAGGAAAGAAACAATGTAATCCAAGCAGAATATAAAGCCATCCAAAAGGAACATTCAGAAAACGGTAAATATATCGTAGTGGTAAAAGATTTCTTTAAAGGAAATGAGTTCTACTATTTTGTTTATCAAGATTATACAGATGTTAGATTAGTAGGGACTCCAGAATCTTCTATTGGTAAATTCGGGGGAGATACCGATAACTGGGAATGGCCAAGACACACTGGGGATTTCTCTGTTTTCAGAATCTATGCGGATAAAAACGGAAACCCAGCAGAATACTCTAAAGACAATGTTCCTTATCAACCTAAAAAATATTTACCGGTTTCTATCAAAGGAAATAAGCCTGGAGATTTTGCAATGATTATCGGATACCCAGGAAGAACCAATAGATATCTAACCTCTTTCGGGATCGAGCAAATGACTAAAAAAGACTATCCAGCTTGGGTAGAGGCTTCTAAAACGGCAATGGATGTAATGAAAAAGCATATGGATAAAGATAATGCTACCCGCCTAGCCTATGCCTCTCAATACGCAAGTGTTGCCAATTACTGGAAAAATCGTGCAGGTACTATAGAAGCAGTGGAAAAAAATGCGACCATAGCAGACAAAGAAAAATTAGAAAAGAAATTCCAAAAATGGGCTAACAAGTCTGAAAATAAAGAATTGTATGCCAATGTTCTCGCTCAGACAAAAGCTTATTACCAGTTGACTTCTGATAGAAATGTAGAGAGAAACTACTCTTCACAATACCAAAGAAATGCAAAGTATATCAGAAATGCTTATGTAATAGGAGATGCTTTAACCACTTATCTTAAACAGGATGATGCTGCAAAAGCAGCCATGAGACCTAAGTTAGAAGCAGCGATTAGCCAGATGTATCAAGGTTTTAACCCTTCTCTAGAAGCAGAAATGCTTGTAGAAATGACGAAGCTTTACCAAGATAAAACTTCGGATAAAGTAGCTTCTGTAACTCTAAAATCGGCTTCTGTAGCTCAGTTGGCTAATATTGCAAGTACCTCTATTTTTGCCAATCAAGAGAAGGTAACTCAGTTTTTGAAGAACCCTAGCTTGGCAACTCTACAAGCTGATGCTCTTTACCAATTAGCTTCAGGATATTTTGCAGATAATAAAAAGTCTAACGATGCCTTCACCAAAGCAGACGAAGGTTTCGAAAGAGACAGCAGACTTTTCCTGGGAGGGCTTATGAAAGCACTACCTAAAAAGAAGTTTTATCCCGATGCTAATTCTACCATCAGATTAACTTACGGTGAAATTTCTACCCTACCTAAAAGAGCAGATAGAGATTATACTGGGATCAAATCTAATTATTATACAACCATCGATGGAATGATAAAAAAGTATAAAAAAGGAGATGAAGAGTTTGATCTTCCTCAGCGTATCCTAGAGCTTTACCAGGCAAAAGACTATGGTCAGTATGCAGATAAAGATGGTAGCCTACACGTTAACTTCTTATCGAATAACGATATTACAGGAGGAAACTCTGGTTCCCCAATTATCGATGGAGATGGGAATCTTATTGGTTTGGCTTTCGATGGCAATAGCGAAGCTCTTAGTGGAGATATTGTTTTCGAACCTAAATTACAAAGAACCATTAATGTAGATGCAAGATATGTCCTTTGGGTAATAGACAAAGTGGCAAATGCTCAAAATCTTATCGATGAATTGACGATTGTAAAGTAA
- a CDS encoding fumarate hydratase has product MEFQYQEPFPILKDETQYKKLSSDYVKVEKLGDREVLSVDPKALELLAEHAMKDVSFMLRSAHLQKLSNIINDPEATDNDRFVAYNLLQNASVAVQGALPSCQDTGTAICVAKKGENIYTGANDAEWISKGIFNTYQNQNLRYSQIVPLTMFEEKNSGCNLPAQIDIYAETGNEYKFLFLAKGGGSANKTFLYQKTKSLLNEASLEAFVKERIGDLGTAACPPYHLAIVIGGTSAEANLAAVKKASAGYYDHLPTEGNMGGQAFRDIEWEKRVQKICQESAIGAQFGGKYLTHDVRVIRLPRHAASCPVGMGVSCSADRNIKGKITKDGIFLEQLETQPEKYLPATPPHLEEPVTIDLNRPMNEVLAELSQYPIKTRLKLNGTLIVARDIAHAKIREMLQEGKPMPEYFKNHPVYYAGPAKTPEGMPSGSFGPTTAGRMDVYVDEFQSHGGSMIMLAKGNRSKAVTDACSKYGGFYLGSIGGPAAILAKKNIKSVEVVDFPELGMEAVRKIEVEDFPAFIITDDKGNDFFASLAH; this is encoded by the coding sequence ATGGAATTTCAATATCAGGAACCTTTTCCTATTTTAAAAGATGAAACTCAATATAAAAAATTAAGCTCCGACTATGTAAAAGTTGAAAAACTAGGAGATAGAGAAGTATTGAGCGTAGATCCTAAAGCTTTAGAATTACTAGCAGAACACGCAATGAAGGATGTTTCTTTCATGTTGAGATCTGCACATTTGCAAAAGCTAAGCAATATTATTAATGATCCTGAAGCTACAGATAATGATAGATTTGTGGCTTATAACCTTCTTCAAAATGCAAGTGTAGCCGTTCAAGGTGCTTTGCCTTCTTGTCAAGATACAGGGACAGCAATATGTGTTGCTAAAAAAGGAGAAAATATCTATACAGGTGCTAATGATGCTGAATGGATTTCAAAAGGGATTTTCAATACTTATCAAAACCAAAACCTTAGATACTCGCAGATTGTTCCTTTAACAATGTTTGAGGAAAAAAATTCTGGATGCAATTTACCTGCGCAAATTGATATTTATGCAGAAACTGGAAACGAATATAAATTCTTGTTCCTAGCAAAAGGAGGAGGTTCTGCCAATAAAACTTTCTTATACCAAAAAACAAAATCTTTATTGAATGAGGCCTCTTTGGAAGCTTTTGTAAAAGAAAGAATTGGAGATTTAGGAACCGCTGCTTGCCCTCCCTATCACTTAGCAATTGTGATTGGAGGTACTTCGGCAGAAGCAAATTTAGCTGCTGTTAAAAAAGCAAGTGCTGGATATTATGACCACCTGCCTACAGAAGGAAACATGGGTGGCCAAGCTTTTCGAGATATAGAATGGGAGAAAAGAGTACAGAAAATCTGCCAAGAAAGTGCCATAGGAGCGCAGTTTGGTGGTAAATATCTTACTCATGATGTTAGAGTTATTAGATTGCCACGACATGCAGCTTCTTGCCCTGTAGGAATGGGAGTTTCTTGTTCTGCAGATAGAAATATAAAAGGTAAAATTACTAAAGATGGTATTTTCCTAGAGCAATTGGAAACACAACCCGAAAAATACCTCCCTGCTACTCCTCCTCATTTGGAAGAGCCGGTTACTATAGATCTTAATAGACCGATGAATGAGGTGTTAGCAGAGCTATCACAGTATCCTATCAAAACGAGATTAAAACTAAACGGAACCTTAATTGTAGCTCGAGATATTGCACACGCAAAGATTAGAGAAATGCTACAAGAAGGCAAGCCAATGCCAGAATATTTCAAAAACCACCCAGTGTACTACGCAGGTCCAGCAAAAACACCAGAGGGAATGCCTTCCGGAAGTTTTGGTCCAACAACCGCTGGTAGGATGGATGTTTATGTGGATGAGTTCCAATCTCACGGAGGTAGTATGATTATGTTAGCAAAGGGTAACAGAAGCAAAGCTGTTACGGATGCTTGTTCTAAATATGGAGGTTTCTACTTAGGTTCTATAGGTGGTCCTGCTGCTATTTTAGCGAAGAAAAATATCAAATCTGTTGAGGTAGTAGACTTCCCTGAGTTAGGAATGGAGGCTGTTCGTAAAATTGAAGTAGAGGATTTCCCTGCTTTTATTATCACCGATGATAAAGGAAATGATTTCTTTGCGAGCCTAGCTCATTAA